In Notamacropus eugenii isolate mMacEug1 chromosome 1, mMacEug1.pri_v2, whole genome shotgun sequence, one genomic interval encodes:
- the NUPR1 gene encoding nuclear protein 1 → MATAPLAAPPLHRLTLDDEESECLDQYDIYSFTDSYLGRGSGKGRTKREAANHTNRPSPGGHERKLLTKLQNTEQKKRGTRP, encoded by the exons ATGGCCACAGCTCCATTAGCTGCTCCACCACTCCATCGCCTGACCTTAGACGATGAGGAGTCCGAGTGCTTGGACCAATATGACATATACAGCTTTACAGATTCTTATTTGG gaagagggagtgggaagggtCGTACCAAAAGAGAAGCTGCTAACCATACCAACCGACCCAGCCCAGGTGGCCATGAGCGGAAGCTGCTGACCAAGCTTCAGAACACAGAACAAAAGAAACGTGGCACTAGACCCTGA